Proteins encoded together in one Caldicellulosiruptor saccharolyticus DSM 8903 window:
- a CDS encoding ABC transporter substrate-binding protein: MFKGLRRVLVVGICLVFLISLSVFVNFEALPTQASSKIKLTWMGFGQPQEKEIYTKLVKKFMERYKNITVDYICTAPGQEYGMKIQAVMASGKLPDVFYVPPENLRAWVDAGKLLKITKYVKVSKEINLNNVWPQAISRYMYDGKTIGKGDIYALPKDVGPFAFGYNKTMFKKEGIPLPDPKKPYTWNEFVEICKKVTKDTNGDGKLDQWGTDLDVNWTLHMFVWSNGADWLDSTKTKVTIDDPKFIEALQFFADLRNKYKVTPTAVQGQSISGYQRWLNGQLAFFPVGPWDVPVYNKLKFEYDLIPPPVSPRTKKPATWLGSLGLGVAANTKYPQQAVDLAAFLSTDREGQRMAYQLGLQIPNLIDMAKNEYVRWKEKPNNKVEFIRIVEDYGRRFPFEYTYDREWYDTFYSGLQPVLDGKMSAEQYCKQIKPKIQKLLDKANQKAKK; the protein is encoded by the coding sequence ATGTTTAAGGGTTTGAGAAGAGTTTTAGTTGTAGGTATTTGTCTTGTGTTCCTAATTTCATTATCAGTTTTTGTGAATTTTGAAGCTTTGCCAACTCAGGCATCATCAAAAATCAAATTGACGTGGATGGGTTTTGGGCAACCTCAAGAAAAAGAAATATACACCAAATTAGTAAAAAAATTTATGGAGAGGTACAAAAACATTACAGTTGATTACATCTGTACTGCTCCAGGGCAAGAATATGGTATGAAAATTCAGGCTGTGATGGCTTCTGGAAAATTACCTGATGTATTTTATGTTCCACCTGAAAACTTAAGAGCATGGGTTGATGCTGGAAAACTTCTAAAAATAACTAAATATGTTAAAGTATCGAAAGAAATTAATCTCAATAATGTTTGGCCACAAGCTATTTCACGTTATATGTATGATGGTAAAACTATAGGTAAAGGCGATATTTATGCTTTACCTAAGGATGTGGGCCCATTTGCATTTGGTTACAACAAAACTATGTTTAAAAAGGAAGGTATTCCACTTCCAGATCCAAAGAAACCATATACGTGGAATGAATTTGTCGAGATATGCAAGAAAGTTACAAAAGATACAAACGGTGATGGTAAATTAGATCAATGGGGAACAGATTTAGATGTAAATTGGACACTCCATATGTTTGTATGGTCTAATGGAGCAGATTGGTTAGACAGTACAAAAACTAAGGTTACAATTGACGATCCAAAATTCATTGAAGCGTTGCAGTTTTTTGCAGACTTACGTAATAAATATAAAGTGACTCCAACTGCGGTACAAGGCCAGTCTATAAGCGGATATCAAAGGTGGTTAAATGGACAATTAGCTTTCTTCCCTGTTGGACCATGGGATGTTCCAGTTTATAATAAACTCAAATTTGAATATGATTTGATACCACCACCAGTTAGTCCACGAACTAAAAAGCCAGCAACTTGGTTAGGTTCTCTTGGCCTCGGAGTAGCAGCAAATACTAAATATCCTCAACAAGCTGTTGATTTGGCTGCATTTCTTTCAACAGATAGAGAAGGACAGAGAATGGCGTACCAATTAGGGCTACAAATACCAAACTTAATTGATATGGCTAAAAATGAATACGTAAGATGGAAGGAAAAACCAAACAATAAAGTGGAATTTATCCGCATAGTAGAAGATTATGGAAGAAGATTTCCCTTTGAATACACTTATGATAGAGAATGGTATGATACATTCTATAGTGGTTTACAACCTGTATTGGACGGTAAAATGAGTGCAGAACAATATTGTAAGCAGATAAAACCAAAAATTCAGAAATTGCTTGATAAGGCAAATCAGAAAGCAAAGAAATAA
- a CDS encoding carbohydrate ABC transporter permease, which translates to MKLSIYSKEKVVGYLFILAPIFQFFIFALGPMVYSFYASFTDWDGLTKPSFIGLDNYKEIILDDRFWKALYNTVFYMVGIPIGMFLSIILAILMNQKLKGISIYRVVYYIPNISSLVAIAILWQWIYNPDYGILNNMLYKLFHIQGPNWLYNTTWVKPAIIVVTIWRGLGYSTLLYLAGLQNIPHVYYEAAEIDGANSLKKFIYITLPLLTPTSFYIVVTSCIGGLQMFVEPQILANNGGPEYSAATVVFYLWQKAFINYDMGYACAVAWILGVIIFIVTLIQFKYANKWVYGMD; encoded by the coding sequence ATGAAACTTTCAATTTATAGCAAGGAAAAAGTTGTAGGATATTTGTTTATATTAGCTCCGATTTTTCAGTTTTTTATATTTGCATTAGGTCCAATGGTTTATTCATTTTATGCAAGTTTCACTGATTGGGATGGTCTTACAAAACCAAGTTTTATAGGATTAGATAACTATAAGGAAATTATTCTTGACGATAGATTTTGGAAAGCACTTTATAATACCGTTTTTTACATGGTGGGCATACCTATAGGAATGTTTTTGTCAATTATATTAGCAATACTTATGAATCAAAAATTAAAAGGCATAAGTATATACAGAGTCGTTTATTATATACCTAATATTTCTTCCTTAGTAGCAATAGCAATTTTATGGCAATGGATATATAATCCAGATTATGGAATCCTAAATAATATGTTGTATAAATTATTTCATATTCAAGGACCCAATTGGCTATATAATACAACATGGGTAAAACCAGCAATAATTGTTGTAACCATTTGGCGTGGTTTAGGGTATTCAACGCTTCTTTATTTAGCAGGGCTTCAGAATATACCTCATGTTTACTATGAGGCAGCAGAGATAGATGGTGCTAATTCATTGAAAAAGTTTATTTATATAACCCTACCTTTGTTGACACCAACGAGTTTTTACATAGTTGTAACATCATGTATAGGTGGTTTGCAAATGTTTGTTGAGCCTCAGATTTTAGCAAATAATGGAGGACCAGAATATAGTGCAGCAACGGTGGTATTTTATTTGTGGCAGAAAGCATTTATTAACTATGATATGGGTTATGCATGTGCAGTTGCTTGGATTCTGGGAGTGATAATATTTATTGTAACGCTTATCCAATTTAAATATGCTAATAAATGGGTGTATGGCATGGATTAA
- a CDS encoding carbohydrate ABC transporter permease yields the protein MNVSLTKKNVRMIAALLTYLILTTGAIIMLLPLLWMLSTALKEKEAAFLLPPRWIPNPIKWTNFIDVFKKGPIFSGFKNSLIVAITVISVGTFTSSLAAFSFAKLKFPGRDKIFLMLLGTIMIPYPVVMIPQFVMFSKIHWTDTLLPLIVPGMFGNVMMIFFLKQNMTSISDSLIDAAKIDGCGYFKMYYKIILPLVKHAVATQIILWFVGIWNDYLAPLIYLNSPEKMTIQVVIASFNSFYAIQNDYPLIMAASLISMLPIIMVFMIFQKQIIESIMISGIKE from the coding sequence ATGAATGTTAGTTTAACAAAAAAGAATGTGAGAATGATAGCGGCTTTATTAACTTACTTAATACTTACTACTGGTGCAATAATAATGCTCTTACCATTATTATGGATGTTATCTACTGCTTTAAAAGAGAAGGAGGCTGCTTTTTTACTTCCTCCTCGTTGGATCCCAAATCCTATAAAATGGACTAATTTTATTGATGTATTTAAAAAAGGGCCTATTTTCTCAGGATTTAAAAATAGTTTAATTGTTGCTATAACAGTAATAAGTGTAGGAACATTTACTTCTTCTCTTGCAGCCTTTTCGTTTGCAAAATTAAAATTTCCGGGAAGAGATAAAATATTTTTGATGTTATTAGGAACAATAATGATTCCGTACCCTGTAGTGATGATACCACAATTTGTTATGTTTTCAAAAATTCACTGGACAGATACTTTATTGCCTTTAATTGTTCCTGGCATGTTCGGTAATGTTATGATGATATTTTTCTTAAAACAAAATATGACTTCTATTTCTGACTCACTAATTGATGCAGCTAAAATTGATGGATGTGGATATTTTAAGATGTATTACAAGATTATCTTGCCATTAGTTAAACATGCTGTAGCTACTCAAATAATTTTATGGTTTGTGGGTATTTGGAACGATTATTTAGCTCCTTTGATATATTTAAATTCCCCTGAAAAAATGACAATACAGGTTGTTATTGCTTCATTTAATTCCTTTTATGCTATTCAAAATGATTATCCGTTAATTATGGCAGCTTCATTAATTTCGATGTTGCCAATAATTATGGTATTTATGATTTTTCAAAAACAGATAATTGAATCAATAATGATTAGTGGAATTAAAGAATAG
- a CDS encoding arabinan endo-1,5-alpha-L-arabinosidase, with product MNKIIYPKAPPKVTLYDLSIINDEKKWTVNNVHDPAIIKADNGWYYIYSTDVKVGGVPKPGIQIRKSKDLINWQFVGYVFNGKDYVYGGIPKGAYEWTQATNLWAPDIKKMNGKYYLYYAASQFGKNQSYIGLATATNPEGPWKDEGEVIKTKQGDVVNAIDPCLTFDANGQPWLVYGSFFGGIYIIKIDKKTGKPAEKGFGKLIARRDMSVQGAIEGPYIIYNPKFKKYYLFVSYDSLFNDYNVRVGRSDKITGPYVDYNGKLMTDIESPPSEVGTKILGGYHFENDDGWIAPGHNSVLIDGNDYYIIHHARGALDKNWPYLHVRKILWTDDGWPVVSPERYAGEKEQVLSKDLVVGSWERIVLDPYDYLQSEPVKITLLKSGKINSENSSDFWTFISPNTIKLNWCKGKTKKVYEVETVKVIPAWDWENWKPTLVFTGLSNKGIAVWGKKVK from the coding sequence ATGAATAAAATTATTTACCCCAAAGCACCTCCAAAAGTAACCTTATATGATCTGTCAATTATAAACGATGAAAAGAAGTGGACGGTCAACAATGTTCATGACCCTGCAATTATCAAAGCTGATAACGGATGGTACTATATATACTCTACTGATGTAAAAGTTGGAGGTGTGCCAAAACCAGGAATACAAATTCGAAAATCAAAAGATTTGATTAACTGGCAGTTTGTTGGATATGTATTCAATGGAAAAGATTATGTTTATGGTGGTATTCCAAAAGGTGCTTATGAATGGACCCAGGCAACAAATCTTTGGGCTCCAGATATAAAAAAGATGAATGGAAAATACTACCTTTATTATGCTGCATCTCAATTTGGAAAGAATCAATCGTATATTGGTTTAGCCACAGCTACAAATCCAGAAGGGCCATGGAAAGATGAAGGTGAGGTTATAAAAACAAAACAAGGTGATGTTGTCAACGCAATTGACCCATGCCTTACATTTGATGCCAACGGTCAGCCCTGGCTTGTGTACGGTTCTTTCTTTGGTGGAATATATATAATAAAAATTGACAAAAAGACAGGAAAACCAGCCGAAAAAGGCTTTGGCAAACTTATTGCAAGAAGAGATATGAGTGTTCAAGGTGCTATTGAAGGACCTTATATAATCTACAACCCAAAGTTTAAGAAGTATTATCTTTTTGTCTCATATGATTCACTGTTTAACGATTACAATGTTCGTGTTGGAAGGTCAGACAAAATTACTGGACCTTATGTGGATTACAATGGTAAACTTATGACTGATATTGAATCTCCCCCTTCTGAAGTTGGAACTAAGATTTTAGGTGGCTACCATTTTGAAAATGATGATGGTTGGATTGCACCAGGACATAATTCCGTACTGATAGATGGAAACGATTACTATATAATCCATCATGCAAGGGGAGCTTTGGATAAAAACTGGCCTTATTTGCATGTGCGAAAAATCCTGTGGACAGATGATGGATGGCCTGTTGTATCACCTGAAAGATATGCGGGTGAAAAAGAACAGGTTCTGTCTAAAGACTTGGTTGTTGGAAGTTGGGAAAGGATAGTGCTTGACCCGTATGACTATCTCCAGTCAGAGCCAGTAAAAATTACTCTTCTTAAGAGTGGAAAGATAAATTCTGAAAATAGTAGCGACTTTTGGACATTTATTTCCCCAAATACAATAAAACTTAACTGGTGTAAAGGCAAAACCAAAAAAGTCTATGAAGTTGAAACAGTCAAGGTAATACCGGCGTGGGATTGGGAGAACTGGAAGCCAACCTTGGTCTTCACTGGTCTTAGCAACAAAGGAATTGCAGTGTGGGGAAAGAAAGTAAAATAA
- the arfA gene encoding arabinosylfuranosidase ArfA: MKKAKVIYDKEFVIGQIDKRIYGSFLEHMGRAIYTGIYEPDHPQADEMGFRKDVLELVRKLNVPIVRYPGGNFVSGYNWEDGVGPKEKRPRRLELAWRAIETNEVGINEFVEWAKRANTSVMMTVNLGTRGIDAARNLVEYCNFPGGTYYSDLRRQHGYEQPHNIKVWCLGNEMDGDWQIGHKTAYEYGRLAREAAKVMKWVDPSIELVAAGSSGPKMPTFPEWEAIVLDHTYDLVDYVSLHVYYGNPEKDTKNFVAKSLEMEEFIKTVISTIDYVKAKKRSKKVVNISFDEWNVWYHAHLEGKDEKAQPWARIRAIAEEDYVFEDAILVGCMLIALLKHCDRVRIACMAQLVNVIAPITTVKGGIAYRQVIYYPFMHAANYGHGVALLPKVNSPKYDSKDFTDVPYIETVATYNEEKGEITVFAVNRDLEEEMQVEFKLDGFEGFEVVEHIVYESDDIYKGNTQDKPDNAVPHKGGSSKIEGNILTSILPKFSWNVIRLKKREN, from the coding sequence ATGAAAAAAGCAAAAGTCATCTACGATAAGGAGTTTGTGATTGGGCAAATAGACAAAAGAATCTATGGTTCATTTTTAGAGCACATGGGAAGAGCAATATACACAGGAATCTATGAACCCGACCATCCACAGGCTGATGAAATGGGATTTAGAAAAGATGTTTTAGAGCTTGTTCGAAAGCTTAATGTTCCTATTGTAAGATATCCTGGCGGCAATTTTGTGTCGGGGTATAACTGGGAAGATGGAGTTGGCCCAAAAGAAAAAAGGCCAAGAAGACTTGAGCTTGCGTGGAGAGCAATTGAGACAAATGAGGTCGGTATAAACGAATTTGTTGAATGGGCAAAAAGAGCAAACACCTCTGTTATGATGACAGTAAACCTTGGCACGCGTGGAATTGATGCTGCAAGAAACTTAGTTGAGTATTGCAACTTTCCAGGTGGCACATATTACAGTGACCTGCGTCGTCAGCACGGCTATGAGCAGCCACACAATATAAAGGTGTGGTGCTTGGGCAATGAGATGGATGGTGACTGGCAGATTGGCCACAAAACTGCATATGAGTATGGAAGGCTTGCAAGAGAAGCTGCAAAAGTTATGAAATGGGTAGACCCAAGTATTGAGCTTGTTGCAGCTGGAAGCTCAGGGCCCAAAATGCCCACATTTCCTGAGTGGGAAGCAATTGTTTTGGACCACACATATGATCTTGTAGATTATGTTTCTCTACATGTGTACTATGGAAATCCTGAAAAGGACACAAAGAATTTTGTTGCAAAATCACTTGAAATGGAAGAGTTTATAAAGACAGTAATTTCCACAATTGATTATGTAAAGGCTAAAAAGAGGAGTAAAAAGGTTGTCAATATCTCATTTGACGAATGGAATGTATGGTACCACGCACATCTTGAGGGAAAAGACGAAAAAGCACAGCCCTGGGCACGAATTCGTGCTATTGCTGAAGAAGATTATGTGTTCGAAGATGCAATTTTGGTGGGATGTATGCTAATTGCACTCTTAAAGCATTGTGACAGGGTCAGGATAGCATGTATGGCACAACTTGTTAATGTCATTGCCCCAATTACCACTGTAAAAGGTGGAATTGCTTACAGACAGGTAATCTATTATCCTTTCATGCATGCTGCAAACTATGGTCATGGGGTTGCACTGCTTCCTAAGGTAAATTCCCCTAAATATGATTCAAAAGACTTTACTGATGTTCCATATATTGAAACAGTCGCAACATACAATGAGGAAAAGGGTGAAATAACAGTTTTTGCCGTCAACAGAGATTTAGAAGAGGAGATGCAAGTTGAATTTAAACTTGATGGTTTTGAAGGATTTGAGGTTGTGGAGCACATTGTATATGAAAGTGATGATATTTACAAAGGAAACACTCAAGATAAGCCTGACAATGCCGTGCCCCACAAAGGTGGAAGTTCAAAAATAGAAGGCAATATCTTAACATCCATATTGCCTAAATTCTCATGGAATGTAATCAGATTGAAGAAGAGAGAAAATTAA
- the melA gene encoding alpha-glucosidase/alpha-galactosidase, which translates to MLKIAIIGAGSGVFTRNLVRDILSYPELRDSTIALMDIDSVRLEFMRRALQKLIDQEKYPTKLEATTDRKEALKGAKYVIVTIQVGGLKPYEYDIYIPLKYGVKQAVGDTLGPGGVFRALRTIPVLLDIAKDMEELCPDALLLNYVNPMAMNCWALNKVTNIKNVGLCHSVQGTAEFLAKIIEAKMEEISYLCAGINHMAWFLKFEWNGKDAYPLIREKANDPEIYTQDVTKFEILKHFGYYVTESSFHMSEYVPYFRKSDDWINKIHRTHSWHKEHYNGMYLHCCLDAAKTLLEDLKKMAEADYIDPKRSNEYCATIIHSIETNTPAVINGNVENKSLITNLPEGCCVEVPCLVDKNGIQPTYVGDLPPQLAALNRTNINVQELTVLAALMGDREAVYHAIMMDPLTSAVLDLDEIRKMVDEMFEAEKEWLPEKFYR; encoded by the coding sequence ATGCTCAAAATAGCCATAATAGGTGCAGGAAGCGGAGTTTTTACGAGGAACTTGGTAAGAGACATTTTATCATATCCAGAGCTAAGAGACTCTACAATAGCGCTTATGGACATTGACAGTGTAAGGCTTGAATTTATGAGAAGAGCTCTGCAAAAACTCATTGATCAGGAAAAATATCCAACCAAACTTGAAGCCACAACCGATAGAAAAGAGGCTTTAAAAGGTGCAAAATATGTTATTGTCACAATACAAGTTGGAGGTTTAAAACCTTACGAATATGACATTTACATTCCTCTAAAATATGGTGTAAAACAGGCGGTTGGTGATACATTAGGTCCAGGTGGAGTTTTCAGGGCTTTGCGAACAATACCGGTTTTACTTGACATTGCAAAGGACATGGAAGAGCTGTGTCCTGACGCACTTTTACTTAACTATGTAAATCCAATGGCAATGAATTGCTGGGCGTTAAATAAGGTTACGAATATAAAAAATGTAGGGCTTTGTCACAGTGTTCAAGGAACTGCTGAATTTTTAGCAAAGATTATTGAGGCAAAAATGGAAGAGATTTCATACTTATGCGCAGGTATAAACCACATGGCATGGTTTTTAAAATTTGAGTGGAATGGGAAAGATGCATATCCTCTTATAAGAGAAAAGGCAAACGACCCGGAAATTTACACACAAGATGTGACTAAATTTGAGATACTAAAACATTTTGGATATTATGTAACAGAGTCAAGTTTTCACATGTCTGAATATGTTCCCTATTTTAGAAAGAGCGACGATTGGATAAATAAAATCCATAGAACCCATTCATGGCACAAAGAACATTACAATGGTATGTATTTGCATTGCTGCTTAGATGCTGCGAAAACTTTGCTTGAGGACCTGAAAAAAATGGCAGAGGCAGACTACATCGACCCGAAAAGAAGTAACGAATACTGTGCAACTATCATCCATTCCATAGAGACAAATACTCCAGCTGTGATAAATGGTAATGTTGAAAATAAAAGTTTGATTACAAATCTACCTGAAGGATGTTGTGTTGAAGTACCATGTTTGGTTGACAAAAATGGTATTCAGCCAACTTATGTTGGAGATCTTCCTCCACAGCTTGCAGCTTTGAACAGAACAAATATAAATGTTCAAGAGCTAACTGTTCTTGCTGCTTTGATGGGTGATAGGGAAGCAGTTTATCATGCAATTATGATGGACCCTCTCACAAGCGCTGTTTTAGATTTGGATGAAATACGCAAGATGGTAGATGAGATGTTTGAAGCAGAAAAAGAATGGTTGCCAGAGAAGTTTTATAGGTAA
- a CDS encoding GNAT family N-acetyltransferase, protein MEFVVRRATYDDVKAIKEITKEAFTKYCELAGIDPAKNAAVNETEEDIKRDIDTKEVYVAFMDGIIVGTIRVEIFPDKTAYISRFGVRLNYQNNGVGKALMKVVDERLKELGVKKVYLHTASKVRDLVRFYYARGFYIVSTSNENGYIRALLCKEYDEEN, encoded by the coding sequence ATGGAATTTGTGGTTCGAAGAGCAACTTATGATGATGTAAAGGCTATAAAAGAAATAACAAAAGAGGCGTTTACAAAGTATTGTGAGCTTGCAGGTATTGACCCTGCCAAAAATGCAGCTGTAAACGAAACAGAAGAGGATATAAAAAGGGATATTGATACCAAAGAGGTTTATGTTGCTTTTATGGATGGAATAATTGTAGGCACTATTAGAGTGGAGATATTCCCTGACAAAACAGCATATATAAGCAGGTTTGGAGTAAGACTCAACTATCAAAATAACGGTGTTGGAAAAGCTCTTATGAAGGTGGTAGATGAAAGACTAAAAGAACTTGGGGTCAAAAAGGTTTATCTTCACACTGCATCTAAGGTAAGAGATCTGGTTCGATTCTACTATGCAAGGGGTTTTTATATTGTATCAACATCAAATGAAAATGGGTACATCAGAGCACTTCTGTGTAAAGAGTATGATGAAGAAAATTAA
- the ruvC gene encoding crossover junction endodeoxyribonuclease RuvC has protein sequence MRVLGIDPGIALTGYGIIESKNGSEFKVIDYGRIETSSSLKKSMRLLHLYTELCSIISLYQPDVVAIEELFFSKNSKTAITIGEARGVIILTCIQNNLSIYEYTPLQVKQSITGYGRADKTQIQKMVKSLLGLSEIPKPDDVADALAVAMCHILSSSSVLYQEDEV, from the coding sequence TTGCGAGTGCTTGGTATTGACCCTGGGATTGCGCTGACTGGTTATGGTATTATAGAGTCTAAAAATGGTTCAGAGTTTAAAGTAATCGACTATGGCAGAATAGAAACTTCGAGCAGTCTCAAAAAGTCGATGAGACTTTTACATCTTTATACTGAGCTTTGTAGCATAATTTCGCTGTACCAGCCTGACGTTGTTGCAATTGAAGAACTTTTTTTCAGTAAAAACTCCAAAACTGCTATCACAATTGGTGAGGCAAGAGGTGTGATTATTCTCACATGTATTCAGAATAACCTGAGCATTTACGAATATACCCCCTTGCAAGTTAAACAATCCATAACTGGATATGGTAGAGCAGATAAAACTCAAATACAAAAAATGGTAAAAAGTCTACTTGGTCTTTCTGAAATTCCTAAGCCAGATGATGTTGCAGATGCTTTGGCTGTTGCGATGTGTCATATACTGTCAAGCTCTTCGGTACTTTATCAGGAGGATGAAGTATGA
- the ruvA gene encoding Holliday junction branch migration protein RuvA, with protein sequence MIDSIVGTIQEVFNNYVILNYNNIYIKIFCNSTKFSEFLGKEKRVYVSLKFNENLSELECYGFLTREERELFLKLQKVTGVGSKLALQILSSIDYQQLIVEIAKGNVARLEKVKGIGKKTASRIILELKETLKKEFKVASTSGTEEKTYEKLEEISLALLSLGYEIDEINQVLSSEDFSELSLEDGIKLALKKLSKI encoded by the coding sequence ATGATAGATTCTATTGTGGGAACCATCCAAGAGGTATTTAATAATTATGTTATCCTCAATTACAATAACATATACATAAAAATATTTTGTAATAGCACAAAATTCTCTGAATTTTTAGGCAAAGAAAAGAGAGTGTATGTTAGCCTAAAGTTTAACGAAAATTTATCAGAGCTTGAATGTTACGGTTTTTTGACAAGGGAAGAAAGAGAACTTTTTTTAAAGCTACAGAAGGTAACCGGTGTTGGCAGCAAATTAGCTCTTCAGATTCTTTCATCAATAGATTATCAACAGCTTATTGTGGAAATTGCAAAGGGAAATGTGGCAAGACTTGAGAAGGTAAAAGGAATTGGGAAAAAAACTGCAAGCAGAATAATTCTTGAACTTAAAGAGACACTCAAGAAAGAGTTCAAAGTAGCTTCTACTTCAGGTACAGAAGAAAAAACTTATGAAAAGCTTGAAGAAATATCTTTAGCACTTTTATCCTTGGGATATGAGATAGATGAAATCAACCAGGTTCTTTCATCCGAAGATTTTTCTGAACTTTCTTTGGAAGATGGAATAAAACTTGCTTTGAAAAAGTTATCAAAGATTTGA
- the ruvB gene encoding Holliday junction branch migration DNA helicase RuvB, with amino-acid sequence MERLLDNKFSIEDVHEESLRPKTLEDYIGQQKVKEKIKIFIEAAKKRKEPLDHVLLYGPPGLGKTTLANIIANEMGVDIKVTSGPAIERAGDLVAILTNIGENNILFIDEIHRLNRTIEEVLYPAMEDKKVDIVIGKGPSAKTIRLTLPPFTLIGATTRAGLLSSPLRDRFGIIERLDYYTVEELSQIVMRSASILKCDIEKEACIEIAKRSRGTPRVANRLLRRLRDYAMVKHTGSITYEVAKSGLEMFEVDEYGLDLVDRNILEAIVYKFGGGPVGLSTIAAAIGEDEGTIEDIYEPYLIQEGFLVKTARGRVATQKAINHIAKIKFNVKESGDKR; translated from the coding sequence ATGGAGAGATTACTGGATAATAAATTTTCTATTGAGGATGTTCATGAGGAGTCACTGCGACCAAAGACACTTGAAGATTATATAGGCCAGCAAAAAGTGAAAGAAAAAATAAAAATCTTTATTGAAGCTGCCAAAAAAAGAAAAGAACCTCTTGACCATGTACTCTTATATGGTCCACCTGGTCTTGGAAAAACAACATTGGCAAACATCATTGCAAATGAAATGGGAGTTGATATAAAAGTAACATCTGGCCCTGCAATAGAGAGAGCAGGCGATCTTGTTGCTATTCTTACGAACATTGGTGAAAATAATATTCTGTTCATTGATGAAATTCACAGATTAAATAGGACAATCGAAGAGGTTTTGTATCCTGCAATGGAAGACAAAAAGGTTGATATTGTGATTGGTAAAGGTCCGTCTGCGAAGACCATAAGATTGACTTTGCCACCTTTTACACTCATTGGAGCAACAACAAGGGCAGGTCTTTTATCATCACCGCTGAGAGACAGGTTTGGAATAATAGAAAGGCTTGACTACTACACAGTTGAAGAGCTGAGTCAGATTGTTATGAGGTCTGCCAGTATTTTAAAGTGCGATATAGAAAAAGAAGCATGCATAGAGATTGCAAAGCGCTCAAGAGGAACTCCAAGAGTTGCAAACAGGCTACTTAGAAGACTTAGAGATTATGCTATGGTAAAGCACACAGGAAGTATAACATATGAAGTTGCAAAAAGTGGTCTTGAGATGTTTGAGGTGGACGAATATGGACTTGACCTTGTTGACAGGAACATTTTAGAAGCAATAGTTTACAAGTTTGGTGGAGGACCTGTTGGACTTTCTACAATTGCAGCTGCCATTGGAGAAGATGAAGGGACAATTGAAGATATCTATGAACCTTATTTGATTCAGGAAGGTTTTTTAGTAAAGACTGCGCGAGGAAGAGTTGCCACTCAAAAAGCTATAAATCACATTGCAAAGATAAAGTTTAATGTCAAAGAAAGTGGTGATAAAAGATGA
- a CDS encoding epoxyqueuosine reductase QueH, with translation MRLLMHTCCGPCSVYPLEKLSEEGHEVFGLFFNPNIHPYTEFKNRLDSAKIFYDLRGKKLIVIDEYPLEEFLRNCAFRENARCIYCYSVRLERTALVAKKSGFDAFTTSLLVSPYQKHELIKELGEAISKKYEIEFYYRDFREGFREGRQKAREMGLYMQKYCGCIYSEKERFYKETK, from the coding sequence ATGAGGTTACTTATGCACACATGCTGTGGTCCTTGTAGTGTGTACCCTTTGGAAAAGCTAAGTGAAGAAGGGCATGAAGTTTTTGGGCTTTTTTTCAATCCAAACATTCATCCTTATACAGAGTTTAAAAACAGATTAGATTCAGCAAAGATTTTTTATGACCTGCGCGGTAAAAAACTTATTGTGATAGATGAGTACCCTTTGGAAGAGTTTTTACGAAACTGTGCTTTTAGAGAAAATGCAAGGTGTATTTATTGTTATTCTGTGAGGTTAGAAAGAACTGCCTTGGTTGCCAAAAAAAGTGGGTTTGATGCCTTTACAACCTCTCTTTTGGTAAGTCCTTATCAAAAGCATGAGCTTATAAAAGAACTTGGAGAAGCCATTTCAAAAAAGTACGAGATTGAGTTTTATTATAGAGATTTCAGGGAAGGATTTAGAGAAGGAAGGCAAAAAGCAAGAGAGATGGGACTTTATATGCAAAAGTATTGCGGCTGTATTTACAGTGAAAAAGAGAGGTTTTACAAGGAAACGAAATGA